Within the Opitutaceae bacterium TAV5 genome, the region AGCGCACGTAGGGATCGGGGTCTTCCGATTCGATGACAATGTCATCCTTGAGGAAAACGTTGCAGTAGAGCGTGAGATCGCGAAAGGACGCGAACCACGTTGGCGGATTTACCAATGAGTCCCGGATGATAAGCGTCATACGGAAAGCTGTTCCTAGCAGCATTCCTGCCAAGTCCGGCCGCGCAATTTTTCCGGCCCCGGCCCCCGGCGGCTCCTTGGCAAAATCTGCGTCGAAAATAGCCTTCCGCCCCCGCCCTTGCCCCGTCATGAATGGCAGCTTCCACAATTTTTACCGATCTTTTCCGATCCACCTATGAGCACGACCACACGTAAACCCGTCCTCCTTGTCATCCGCGACGGCTGGGGCCGCAATCCCCATCCCGAACAGGCCAAGTCCAACGCCGTCAACCTCGCGCACAAGCCGACCGACGACATGCTCCACGCCACGTACCCGTATGCCCTCGTCAAGGCGTCCGGCCTTGATGTCGGCCTGCCCGACGGCATCATGGGCAACAGCGAGGTCGGCCACGAAAACATCGGCGCCGGCCGCATCGTCGACCAGGAACTGGTCCGCCTCAACAAGCTGTTTTCCGAGAAAAAACTCGCCGCCAACCCGGTCTGGCTCGCTGCCATCGACCGCGTGAAGAAAAACCCGTCTGCCAGACTCCACCTCATGGGCATCGTGTCCGACGCCGGCGTCCACGGCATGCTCGAGCACCTTTACGGACTCCTCGCCCAGGCCAAGGCCGACGGCGTGCCCGCCGACCGCGTTTTTATCCACGCTTTCACCGATGGACGCGACACGCCCCCCTCCAGCGGCGTCGGTTACGTGGAGCAGGTGGACGCCCAATGCCGCGAACTCGGCATCGGCAGGATCGCCAGCGTCTGCGGCCGTTTCTGGGTGATGGACCGCGACAACCGCTGGGACCGCGTTTCCAGGGCCTACAACATGCTCACCGGCAAGAAGGCCGAGGCCACCGCGCCCGACGCCGCCACCGCCATCCGGCATTACTACGACCACCCCGCCAGCGACACCCAGAAGGGCGACGAGTTCGTGGCCCCCACGTGGATCACCGGCGCCGACGGCAAACCCGTGGCGACCTTTGCCGACGGCGACTCCGTATTGTTTTACAACTACCGCGGCGATCGCCCGCGCGAGATCACCAAGGCGTTTGTTTACGATAACTTCGAGGGCTTCGACCGGGGCAAAAAACTCGACCTCTACTACGCCACGATGACCGAGTACGAGGCGGGCCTCCCGGTGCACGTCATCTCGCCCAAGCCCGAAAAGTTGAAAAACATCCTCGGGCAGGTCGTCGCCGACGCCGGCATCGCGCAGTTCCGCTGCGCCGAGACGGAGAAAAATCCGCACGTCACCTTTTTCTTCAACAATTACCGCGCCGAGCCCTTCCCGGGTGAAGACCGCGCCTGCCCCGCCAGCCCGAAGGTGCCGACCTACGACATGCAACCGGAGATGTCCGCCGCCGAGGTGACGCGCCTCTCGAAGGAGGCGATCCTCTCCGGCAAGTACGGTTTCATCGCCGTCAACTACGCCAACCCCGACATGGTCGGCCACACCGGTTCGCTGCCTGCCGCGATCAAGGCTTGCGAGGCGACCGATGCCGGCGTCGGCGAACTGCTCGCCGCGATCAGACAGGTGGGCGGCAAGGCGGTGGTTTGCGCCGATCACGGCAACTGCGAACAGATGTGGGACGACACCGTTCACGGCCCGCACACCGCGCACACGCTCAACCTCGTCGAGGTGTTCACGGTGGGCGAGGGCCTCGTCGCCGGGAAGACGAAGATGCGCGAAGGCGGCCGCCTCGCGGACATCGCCCCGACGGTGCTCGCGCTGATGGGCCTGCCCAAGCCTGCCGAGATGACCGGCGAGAGCCTGATCCTCGGCTGAGCGCGAGTGGCTCGCGCGCGCCTGCCCGGAGCGGCGGCATTCCTGCCGCTGCGACGAGGCGCAATGCGCCTCGCCACGTTTGCCGGGAAAAACAGCACGAAGTCGTGACACATTCTGTGTCACGGGATGTTTTCAGGTATCAGGATGCTCCGTCCGGCAAAGCGGCGGGATTGGCGGAAAAATGCCGCCGCTCCTATGCGATCGTCGTCTCCGCGACAAACGCCTCCGCTCCCCACGCGTCGCGGATTGTTTCGGTGAGGGCGGCGATAGCCGCAGCCGTGCCGGTTTCCGCCAGCAGCGCGAAGCAGGCGCTGCCGCTGCCGCTCATCCGGACGGCGGTGCAACCGTGCCGTTCGCGCAGACGCGCGAGCAGCGCCGGGAGGGCAAGGTGTTTTTCAAAGGCTACCGCCTCCATGTTGTTGAAAAGCAGATCGGCGGCCGGCGCATGTTCGCTGGCGAGCCAGGCGGCGATCTTCGCTTCCGCGGTGACGGCGGGCAGGTAGAGAGTGCCGCGGTCGGCCATCCGGCGATAGGCCCAGGCGGTGGAAACGCCGAAAGGGGGTTTGAACACGAGCAGGCGTTGCCCGCGCAGCCGCGCCGCGGCGGTTGACGGGAGCGGAGTCACCTGCTCGCCGCGACCGCGCATGATGACCGGGCCCTCGTGCAAAAACAGCGGACAATCGGAACCGAGTTGCGCGGCCAGCGTTGCGAGCGTGCCGGCGGAGAGCGGATTGCCGGCCAGAGCGTTGAGCGCGCGGAGCGCCGCGACGGCGTTGCTGCTGCCGCCGCCGAGGCCGGCGCCGACGGGGGTGCGTTTTTCGAGCGTAAAATGCGCGCCGCATTTTATGCCGGCCGCTCCGGCGAACAGGCGCGCGGCGCGGAGGATGAGGTTGCTGTCATCGACCGGCACGCCGGCGACATCGCATGAAAGGGAAAAGCGCGGCGGCGGCGGGGGCGTGCCGGCATCGGCAGGCGACATCGCGGCGGCGTCCGTCAGCTCCGCATGCAGCGTGTCGCCGAACGCGAGCGGGGCGACGACCGAGACGAGATCGTGAAACCCGTCCGGACGCCGTCCGGTGATGGCGAGAAACAGGTTGATCTTGGCCGGGCTGAAAACAGTGGTGCGCACGGCCGGCATGCAACGGATTTCCCGCGGGCGGAGCCAGCCCGGTTTGTGGCACGCGCCCCGGTAGTTGGCGAATCAGCAGTTTGAACCGCTAAAGAACGCTAAAAATGAACAAGACAATGAATGAATCGGAAATCCGGGACCGTCATGTCAGATGAAGCCATTGCGTGTTCATTTTATTCCGTGAGCTATTTCTTTAGCGTCGTTTAGCGTTCTTTAGCGGTTCTCCCGACTGCGGTTTTCAGGATTATGGGCCGCAGCCCGAGCGTAACCTTGCCAAGGCCCGTTATCAACAGGTATGAATGGACCGACTCATGAATCCCTCCGGCTTTGTTTCCCTCATGCCGATTCTCGTGGGCGCGCTGCTGTCGCTGGCTGCCACCGGCGTGGCGTTCCCCGCCTCTGCCGCGGAGGCTGCCACCGCGAGTGGACGTCGCAAGGCGCTGGCGCCTTCCCCGGACGCGCCGGCCGTGGTCGGGCTGCGCATGCGTTCGGGAGAGAGCGAGAGCCACGCCGTCACGCAGCTTTTCGCGGACGGATTCCTGGTCCTTCCGCCAGCGCGCCTGCCTGCCGGCGAGGCGACAGGATCTGACCCGGTGCCTGCCGGGCGTTTTGTACCGTGGGGAAGCGTTGATCTGCCGTGGCTGCTCGCGGAGGGCCCGCCGCTCAAGCCCGGCCGGGCCATTTCGGTTTACGGAGGCGAGAAACTCGTACGCCGCGCCGTCTGGCTGCAAGTGCGCCGTGACGATTATGTTTCTGCCACGGATACCGCCCTTCGCATCGAGCTGCGCCGCACGACCGGCGGCGCGGGCGACGTGCCGGTGGAGCTGGAGTGCATCTTTCTGCATGCGGAAGGCGCGACGTTCAAGGTGGCCGTCCGGCGTGTCGACTTGCTGGCGTTGCCGCTCGGCGCATCCACTGCCGTGTGGTGCGCACCGAAGGCGCCCCTGCTGGACCGCCGTCTGGTCATCCCGCCCGCCTCGCGCGCCGGCAAGCGTCCCCTGCACTGGGTGGTGCGCATCCGCAGCCACCGCGAAGTCATCGCGACGGCCGGCTCCGACACCGCGATCGTCAACTGGGTGGACAACGCCCACCTGCCCGATCCGCGTTCCCCCTTCGGCGGCACGTGGAAAAACTACGGCCAGTGATTTATGAACCGCCTCATACCCGCCATCGTTCTCCTGCTCGGATGCCTCGCTCCGGCCGCTCCCGGAGCCGGACCGGCGTCCACCGTCCGGGCCGGTGGTGACGCGGCGTCGACCGACACCGAAGCCCGCGCCCGTATCGATTTTCTTCGGACGGAGATCGCCCGTCACGACGATCTTTATTACCGGAAGGCCGCTCCGGAAATCAGCGACGAGGCCTACGACCGCCTCAAGCGCGAACTGGCCGCGCTCGAACGCCGGTTTCCCGATGCGGCGGCAGCGGCAGGCGGCGGGGCGCCGGCCGGCGAAACCGTGGGGGACGATCGCGTGCCGGAGGCGAGGTTCGCTCCGTGGCGGCACCGCGCGCCGATGCCGGGTCTGGAAAAGGCCTACGACGAAGCCACGCTGCGGCGCTTTCTCGGGCGCGTCGCCGGAGTGGCCGGCGAGCACGCGCTTGCCTGCACGGTCGAGCCCAAGATCGACGGCGTCGCGATCAGTCTCGTCTATGAAAACGGCCGGCTCGTCCGCGCCGCCACACGCGGCAACGGCCTGATCGGCGACGACGTCACCGCCAACGTTCTCGCCATCCCGGGCATTCCGCCTGTCCTCCGCTCCGGAGACGGAGAGGCGCCGCCCGCCCGGGTCGAGGTGCGCGGCGAAATCTGCATCACGCCCGGCGACTTTGCCGAACTCAACCGGCAGCGCATCGCCGCCGGTCTCGCCCCGCATGCCAGTCCGCGCAACCTCGCGGCCGGCTCGATCAAGCTCCGCGATCCCGCCGAAGTGGCCCGCCGGCGGCTGACGCTCGTGTGCTATGGCATCGGTGCGATGGAGCCGGCGCCGGTTGTCGAAACCCAGTCGGCGCTTCTCGCCCGGCTGGGGGTCTGGGGATTGCCGGTGATCGGCCACTGGCAACTCGCGCTCACGCCGGACGAGATCCTCGCCGCCGTGCGACGCCTGGGGCAGGCTCGCACCCGCGGAGAGCTTCCCTGGCCGACCGACGGCGTGGTGGTCAAGGTGGACGCGTTCGCCGTCCGGACCCTCCTCGGCGCCACCGGTTTCGCTCCGCGCTGGGCCATTGCCTGCAAGTTCGGTACGACCCGCGTCGAAACCCGGCTCCGTGCCATCACGCTGCAAATCGGCCGGACCGGCGTGCTCACGCCCGTGGCGGAGCTGGAGCCGGTCGCGGTCGGCGGCGCGACCATCGCCCGGGCCACGCTGCACAATGCCGACGAAATCGCCCGCCTCGACCTGCGCGTCGGCGACACGGTTGTCCTCGAACGAGCGGGCGACGTGATTCCGCGCATCGTCGAGGTCGTCCCCGAGGCCCGTCCGGAGAAAACGGTTCCGTATCTGTTTCCGGATACATGTCCGTTTTCCGGAGACAGGCTCGAAAGAGTCGCCGGCGAGGCCGCCTGGCGGTGTCCGTCGTCGGCATGTCCGGGGCGGCTTCGCCAGCGGATCGCCTGGTATGCGGGCAAACCCTGCATGGACATCCCCGGCCTCGGCGCGGCGCGTATCGACAGGCTGGTGGCATCGGGGCGGGTGGCATCGCCCGCCGATCTGTACCGGCTGACAGCCGCCGATCTCGGTTCCGGAAAAAGCGCGGAGAAACTCCTCCTGGCGATCGCCGCCAGCAAGCGGCGTCCGCTCGATCGCCTCGTGCTGGCGCTTTCGATCCCGCAAGTCGGCCCGGCCGCCGCCCGTGCTCTGGTGGAACGCTTCGACACGCTGGATGCGCTGATATCGGCCAGCCCGGCTGCTCTTGCCAGCGCCAACGGTGTCGGCGATTCCTCGGCCGCCGCGATCCATTCATGGCTCCACGATCCGGTGAATCGCGCCCTGATGGACGACCTGCGGCAGCTTGGTGTGGGCCCCTGAGAGGAAAACGGGCGTGGCTGGATTCGCTGACGACAGGAATGTGACCATGCGGAGGCTCCAGGCAGACGGCGTAAGGAATCCGCCTTGCATGCCCGGTAATGTATCCATTGTTTGAATATGAAATGCCCGCGCGTGGAACAAGCGGAACCGGTGCTTTCCGCGACAAGCGGGTGATGATCCCTGGCGTTGGCAGATGGCTGGAAGACTGATCCTGGTTGTTCCCTTCGGAAAAAAGTTACAGGGCTGCGGACGATTTTCCCTTGCATTGATCGCGATCACGCTCCCCTTTTTCAGGGGAACGATCCTTCACACCTCTTCCCTTGAGGCTTTTTTGTCTGGAGAAACCCTCCCTTTGGCTTCTCCAGGACTGCATCAATCCGGACTACAGACGACATTTTTACGTCTTTGCAGCGAGTCCGCATTATGCCCGGGTGAGTCCGGATTTTTTGTGGTTTGCGCACAACGCGCAGGCCAGTCGCCACCAACATTAACCAAGGAAACTTGCAACAGGCTATCGATACCGGCCCTCCGGCATAGTCCTTCCAACTGATGATTGATAAGAAACTACTGAAAACCTGTCTGACAATTTTCGTCGGATTGCTGCTCGGGATCAGCAATCTGACCGCAAGCCCGGTCACCACCGCCGGCGCAATCCCGGAGGACGAGGCGGCCCTGCAGCGGAAGGTTCACGAACTGGCCGCCCAACTCGAACAGACCCAGGCTCAGCTCACCGCCCTGCGAGCCCGCAACCGGAGTCCCGGTGCAAACGGCTCCACAGGCGGTGCCACGGGAGAAGCCGCCACCCCGACAACCGCAGCCGCTGCAAATACTGCCGCCGCGAAACCTCCGGAAACACCGGACAAGCAGCCGGCGGAAAACCGTGATCTCCGCTTCGGCCCCCTGCGCATCGGCGGCGCGATCCGCGCCAATTACACGATCGGCGATTATCCGGACCAGGGCAGACCGTCGCGCGGCGGAGACAGAGGTAATTTTGAACTGGATACGTTCCGTCTCAACGCCGACATCGAACACAACGTCCTGATCGGCTCCGCCGAATACCGCTGGTACGACGGCTACAACTTCGTCCACCACGTGTGGCTCGGCTACGAGGACGCGGTGAACCGCGTGGAGGCCGGCCTCACCCGCGCCCCCTTCGGCCCCGGCCCCTACGGCGTTTCGCAGAGCTGGTTCTTTGACCAGCACTACTACGTCGGCCTCTCGGACGACATGGATCTCGGCGTCAAATACACCCGCAAGCTCGGCAACCTCACGCTCGATGCCGCCTGGTTCCTCCGGAGCGAATGGAACGGCAACGGCGCCAGCCGCGACAGCGCCCGCTACAGCTACGACGTAGTCCGCCGGGAAGACGGCACCGGCTACGACGAGGGAAACCGGTTCAACCTCCGCGCCGTTTATCGCTTCGACAACGGCGGCGACGGCATCACCACCGACCTCGGAGCCTCCGCGCAATTCGGCCTCCTCGACGGCAAGGGCGGCACGGACGACGGCCATCACTACGCGGCCTCCGTCCACATGGTGAACACATTCAGAAACTGGACGCTGGCCACCCAGGCCACGCGCTATGAATATTCGCTGAAGGGCGCCGACCTCGTCCCGATGGGCGCCTACGACTACGCGGCAGATGTGGCGGCGAAGGCCTGGGTGCTCGCCGCATCGCTCGGCTATCGCATCGAGACGAAAAACATCCCGTGGCTCGACTACGTGCTGCCCTATGTCGAATACAGCAGCATCATCAAGGACGAGAGCCGCTTCAACAACAGCGACATGGTCGTCATCGGCGCGGCGTGGGCCAGCGGCGGATGGTACATCTACACCGATCTGGCCTTCTCCAACGGCAACTTCTTCGTCGGCGACACCGGAGACTTCGGTGCCAACACCGACAACGACTGGCAGACCCGGTTCAACATCAACTTCGGTTACTACTTCTAGTCTTCCCGTGAGCGATACCCATTCCGTAGAGGTCAGGAATCTCTTCAAGATTTTTGGCCCGAGTCCGCGGGAGCACGCGCTCCCGCTCATCCAGCAGGGTCTCTCCAAGGCGCAGATTCTCAAAAAAACCGGCTGCACGATCGGCATCAACAACGCCTCCTTCGAGGTGAGGAAAAAGGAGATCTTCGTCATCATGGGGCTTTCCGGCAGCGGCAAGTCCACCGTGATCCGTTGCCTCAACCGTCTGATCGCGCCCACCTCCGGCCAGGTACTGATCAACGGCGAAGACATCACGAAGGTCAGCGCCAGACGCCTGCGCGAGATTCGCCGCAAGAAGATCGGCATGGTGTTCCAGCGCTTCGGCCTGCTGCCCCACCGCACCGTGCTGGACAACGTCGCCTTCGGCCTGGAAATCCAGGGCATCCCTCTCGCGGAACGTTACGCGAAGGCGAAGGAGGCGATCCTGACCGTGGGCCTCGGCGGTTACGAAAACAGCATGCCGGGCGCGCTCAGCGGCGGCATGCAGCAGCGCGTGGGCCTTGCCCGCGCTCTCGCCAACGACCCGGAAATCCTGCTGATGGACGAGGCCTTCTCGGCGCTCGATCCGCTGATCCGCGTCCAGCTCCAGAACGAACTGATCGAACTCCAGGCGCGCCAGCACCGCACGATCATCTTCATCACCCACGACCTCGACGAGGCGCTCAAGCTCGGGCACCGCATCGCCATCATGAAGGACGGCGAGATCGTCCAGATCGACACGCCCGAAAACATCCTCAGCCATCCGGCCAACGACTACGTGCGCAGTTTTGTCGAGAACGTCGACCGCACGAAGGTCATTACCGCCGGCTCCATCATGAAGAACACCGAGGGCGTCATTCCGCTCTCCTACGGCCCGCACCAGGCCCTGCGCGTCATGCGCAAGCACGACTACTCCACGCTCTACGTCGTGGACGAGGACCGTCGTTTCCTCGGTCTGATCTCCGTCGACGACACCGCCGCCCGCACCCGCAAGGTGCCCATCGAGGAGGACAAGACCGACAAGCACACCGTCGAGCCCATCCTCAGACGCGATTTCCACGTCGCGCGCGTCGACACCCCCATCGCCGCGCTGCTCACGGAAGCCTCGCGCAGCAACGTACCCCTGCCCGTCGTCGACGAAAACGGGAAGTTCCTGGGCATCGTCACCCGTCCCGCCATCCTCGCCGCCATCGCCGGATAATCCACATATGACGCCTCTCCAGATCGGAAAATTCTTCGAGCAGTTCGTGACTTTCCTGAAGGCCGCCTTCCAGGGGTTCTTCGACACCGTCAGCAGCACGCTGGGCTTCGTCATCACCGCGCTCAAAAACACGCTGATGATCGACCCCCGGCACCTCTACGCATCCGTCCTCTTCGGGCTGGTCGTTGCCGTCGTCATGGCCGCCCTCGCGCGCCGCTGCGCGGGCCGGCGCGCGGGGCGCAAGCTGCTCGTGCCGGCATTCGTTCTCACGGCGCTCGCCTTCGGCGGGCTCGAATCCTGGCGCCTGGCCAGTATCAACCGGCCCATGACACCGGACATCGCCGCGCAAATGCAGGAAGACTACCGGGCGCTCGCGCAGTTGCTGGAAGCCGAACCCGTGGACGCGCCGGTGGCCCTGCTCCGGTCGGCCGCCGACGCGCTTGCCGCCGCGCCCGCCGCGTCGCAAGACCCCGCCGTCACGCAGGCGGCCAAGGCAACGACCGACGCCATCCGCCGCATCGAAAACGCCCGCCGCGGCGACACCGAACGCATCTACGAGAGCCTGCGGAGCGCGGTCGACGCCCTCGCCGGACCCGCCGTTGCCGAATCCGGTCTCCTGCCGGCGGACACGCTCGCGGACCTGGAGGCGCAGGCCTTGCGCCTGCAAGCCCTCACCGCCATCACGCCGGCGAAGCGGTTGATCCGCGACCTGGAACGCCTGACGGAGCCGAAGCCGATGAACCGTTTCATCAACCAGCGCAGCTACGAGCGGCTGGCCGAAGTTCTCCGCGCGAGCCATGCCTGCTACACGCAGGCGGACAACGCCGCGTTGCGCGACGCCTCCGCCAGGGCCCTGGGCCAACTGCGCAAGCTCAACCCCGCCCGCCTCGACTGGTATGCGCCCGCGCTGCTGACCTTTGTGATGGTGACCATTGCCTGGCTCGTTGCCGGTCGCGGGGTCGCGGTGTTTTCGCTCGTCGGGCTGATCCTGATTTTCGGCATGCAGCTCTGGGAGCCCACCATCGAGTCGCTGGCGCTGGTGCTGGCCGCCACGCTGTTTGCGCTCCTCCTCGGCATCCCGCTCGGCATCGCCGCCGCCCGCTCCCGGCACGTTGACCAGGCGCTGCGTCCGTTTCTCGATCTCATGCAGACGATGCCGGCGTTCGTTTACCTGATTCCCGCCGTCATTTTTTTCGGCCTCGGCGAAGTTCCCGGCGCGATGGCCACGCTGATTTTCTCCATGCCGCCCGCCGTGCGCCTCACCGCGCTCGGCATCAGGCAGGTGCCGCAGGAAATCGTCGAGGCCGCGCAGGCCTTCGGCTCCACCGGCAGTCAGATGCTTTTCAAGGCGCAACTGCCGATCGCCATGCCGACCATTCTGGCCGGGGTCAACCAGACGATCATGCTCTCGCTGTCGATGGTCGTCATCGCCGGCATGATCGGCGCCGGCGGACTGGGCAGCGTCGTTCTCGGCGGCATCACGCAGATGAAGCTCGGCCTCGGTTTCGAGGGCGGCCTGGCCGTCGTGATCCTGGCGATCTACCTCGACCGCGTCACCCAGGCCATGGGCAAGAAAAACTGAATCCCGGCGCCGCCCGCGCCGGCAGGCGTCCGTATCCGGGCGCTCACGACAAATCCGGACCACGGAAAAACCGCAACAATCGCAAAAAACAACCGACATTCCCATGAACTACATAAAAATGATCACGCTGCTGCTGTGCGGTCTCGTTACCGCCGGCGCCGCCGACAAGACGCTGAGAATCGCCTACCCGAACTGGGCCGAGGGCATTGCCATGACGCATCTCGCCAAAGCCGTCCTCGAGGACAAGCTCGGCTATGAGGTCACGCTGACGCAGGCCGACCCCGGCGTCATTTTCGCCGCGCTCGCCAACGGCGACCAGGACCTGATGCTCGATGCCTGGCTGCCTTACACACACGAGGCCTACTGGGAAAAATACGGCGCCTCGCTGGAGAACCTGGGCGCGACCTTCGGCTACGGCGTGACGGGCCTGGTGGTGCCTTCTTACATGACGATCAGATCGATCGAGGACCTCAACGGCATCAGCGACCAGCTCGACGGCAAGATCATCGGCATCGATCCCGGCGCCGGCATTTCCGCGAACACGCTGAAGGCGATCGACGAATACGATCTGAAGTTGCAGCAGGTCAATTCCAGCGGACCCGCGATGACGGCGGCGCTTGCCGACGCCATCAGGAGCAAAAAACCCATCGTGGTGACCGGCTGGAAGCCGCACTGGAAGTTTGGCCGTTTCGACCTGAAGATTCTCGAGGATCCGCGCGGAGTTTTTCCGATCGACCAGATTCGCAAGGTCGCCCGCAAAGGCTTCACGAAGGATCATCCCGAGGCGTACCAGTTGCTCATCAACTTCGCCCTTACGGAAGACCAGTTGCTGAGCCTGATGGAGGCCATCGAGAAGAGCGGCAACGCGCCGGCCGCCGCCGAGGACTGGGCCCGCGCCAACCAGCCGCTGGTCAACTCCTGGCTGCTGAAGCCCTGATCAGCGGGGCGCGCCGGGCTCACACTTTCATTTGAGTTATGGCCGCCAGGGGTTGCGGAGAATGAAACCACGGATTACACGGATGATCAGAAAGATAAAATACGGATTGTATCCATGTGATCCTGGAAAATCCGTGAAATCCGTGGTTAGAGCATTTTTTTAAAAATTGTAGCCGTACAGGATCCTGAAAACAGAACCACGGATATCACGGATGCACACGGATAAGAAGGAAGCGGCAAGGCATGGTTTGAATCCGTGATAATCCGTGAAATCCGTGGTTAAAAACGGCTACAGCTTTAATTGAACCGCTCTAAAAACGGCCACGCCGTTTCCTGAACCGCTCTGGTCTTCGGCTGGCAGGATCGGTTCCAGGCGTGAATCCAGCAGGGCGAAGTCTTGCGCCTTGTCCACGGTGGCGGTGAGTTGCCAGGGCGTGTACGCTTCGCCGGCGCCGTCGCGCAGCCAGACTTGCGCGGTCCAGGTGTAGAGGTGG harbors:
- a CDS encoding DNA ligase, whose product is MNRLIPAIVLLLGCLAPAAPGAGPASTVRAGGDAASTDTEARARIDFLRTEIARHDDLYYRKAAPEISDEAYDRLKRELAALERRFPDAAAAAGGGAPAGETVGDDRVPEARFAPWRHRAPMPGLEKAYDEATLRRFLGRVAGVAGEHALACTVEPKIDGVAISLVYENGRLVRAATRGNGLIGDDVTANVLAIPGIPPVLRSGDGEAPPARVEVRGEICITPGDFAELNRQRIAAGLAPHASPRNLAAGSIKLRDPAEVARRRLTLVCYGIGAMEPAPVVETQSALLARLGVWGLPVIGHWQLALTPDEILAAVRRLGQARTRGELPWPTDGVVVKVDAFAVRTLLGATGFAPRWAIACKFGTTRVETRLRAITLQIGRTGVLTPVAELEPVAVGGATIARATLHNADEIARLDLRVGDTVVLERAGDVIPRIVEVVPEARPEKTVPYLFPDTCPFSGDRLERVAGEAAWRCPSSACPGRLRQRIAWYAGKPCMDIPGLGAARIDRLVASGRVASPADLYRLTAADLGSGKSAEKLLLAIAASKRRPLDRLVLALSIPQVGPAAARALVERFDTLDALISASPAALASANGVGDSSAAAIHSWLHDPVNRALMDDLRQLGVGP
- a CDS encoding glycine/betaine ABC transporter ATP-binding protein; translated protein: MSDTHSVEVRNLFKIFGPSPREHALPLIQQGLSKAQILKKTGCTIGINNASFEVRKKEIFVIMGLSGSGKSTVIRCLNRLIAPTSGQVLINGEDITKVSARRLREIRRKKIGMVFQRFGLLPHRTVLDNVAFGLEIQGIPLAERYAKAKEAILTVGLGGYENSMPGALSGGMQQRVGLARALANDPEILLMDEAFSALDPLIRVQLQNELIELQARQHRTIIFITHDLDEALKLGHRIAIMKDGEIVQIDTPENILSHPANDYVRSFVENVDRTKVITAGSIMKNTEGVIPLSYGPHQALRVMRKHDYSTLYVVDEDRRFLGLISVDDTAARTRKVPIEEDKTDKHTVEPILRRDFHVARVDTPIAALLTEASRSNVPLPVVDENGKFLGIVTRPAILAAIAG
- a CDS encoding glycine/betaine ABC transporter permease, which produces MTFVMVTIAWLVAGRGVAVFSLVGLILIFGMQLWEPTIESLALVLAATLFALLLGIPLGIAAARSRHVDQALRPFLDLMQTMPAFVYLIPAVIFFGLGEVPGAMATLIFSMPPAVRLTALGIRQVPQEIVEAAQAFGSTGSQMLFKAQLPIAMPTILAGVNQTIMLSLSMVVIAGMIGAGGLGSVVLGGITQMKLGLGFEGGLAVVILAIYLDRVTQAMGKKN
- a CDS encoding phosphoglyceromutase (catalyzes the interconversion of 2-phosphoglycerate and 3-phosphoglycerate) — encoded protein: MSTTTRKPVLLVIRDGWGRNPHPEQAKSNAVNLAHKPTDDMLHATYPYALVKASGLDVGLPDGIMGNSEVGHENIGAGRIVDQELVRLNKLFSEKKLAANPVWLAAIDRVKKNPSARLHLMGIVSDAGVHGMLEHLYGLLAQAKADGVPADRVFIHAFTDGRDTPPSSGVGYVEQVDAQCRELGIGRIASVCGRFWVMDRDNRWDRVSRAYNMLTGKKAEATAPDAATAIRHYYDHPASDTQKGDEFVAPTWITGADGKPVATFADGDSVLFYNYRGDRPREITKAFVYDNFEGFDRGKKLDLYYATMTEYEAGLPVHVISPKPEKLKNILGQVVADAGIAQFRCAETEKNPHVTFFFNNYRAEPFPGEDRACPASPKVPTYDMQPEMSAAEVTRLSKEAILSGKYGFIAVNYANPDMVGHTGSLPAAIKACEATDAGVGELLAAIRQVGGKAVVCADHGNCEQMWDDTVHGPHTAHTLNLVEVFTVGEGLVAGKTKMREGGRLADIAPTVLALMGLPKPAEMTGESLILG
- a CDS encoding 4-diphosphocytidyl-2C-methyl-D-erythritol kinase, translated to MPAVRTTVFSPAKINLFLAITGRRPDGFHDLVSVVAPLAFGDTLHAELTDAAAMSPADAGTPPPPPRFSLSCDVAGVPVDDSNLILRAARLFAGAAGIKCGAHFTLEKRTPVGAGLGGGSSNAVAALRALNALAGNPLSAGTLATLAAQLGSDCPLFLHEGPVIMRGRGEQVTPLPSTAAARLRGQRLLVFKPPFGVSTAWAYRRMADRGTLYLPAVTAEAKIAAWLASEHAPAADLLFNNMEAVAFEKHLALPALLARLRERHGCTAVRMSGSGSACFALLAETGTAAAIAALTETIRDAWGAEAFVAETTIA
- a CDS encoding glycine/betaine ABC transporter encodes the protein MNYIKMITLLLCGLVTAGAADKTLRIAYPNWAEGIAMTHLAKAVLEDKLGYEVTLTQADPGVIFAALANGDQDLMLDAWLPYTHEAYWEKYGASLENLGATFGYGVTGLVVPSYMTIRSIEDLNGISDQLDGKIIGIDPGAGISANTLKAIDEYDLKLQQVNSSGPAMTAALADAIRSKKPIVVTGWKPHWKFGRFDLKILEDPRGVFPIDQIRKVARKGFTKDHPEAYQLLINFALTEDQLLSLMEAIEKSGNAPAAAEDWARANQPLVNSWLLKP